One genomic region from Anaerobaca lacustris encodes:
- a CDS encoding pyruvoyl-dependent arginine decarboxylase codes for MNRSMIPTKAFLTRGVGRHRYRLKSFEEALRSAGVAQQNLVQVSSIVPPKCRFIGQKEGLEKLSPGQICYCVMARTDTNEHGRLIASAIGVAIPKESSQWGYLSEVHEYGMNRQQASEMAEDLAADMLGTTLGLEVDPDQAWSEKEQVYKASGLIIRASSMTQTARGQRGHWTTAVALAVFLFEGDESLL; via the coding sequence ATGAATCGAAGCATGATCCCCACCAAGGCGTTCTTGACCCGAGGCGTTGGCCGCCATCGCTATCGGTTGAAGTCCTTTGAAGAGGCGTTGCGCAGCGCCGGCGTCGCGCAGCAGAACCTGGTGCAGGTTTCCTCCATCGTACCACCCAAGTGCCGTTTCATTGGCCAGAAGGAGGGTCTGGAGAAACTGTCGCCCGGCCAGATCTGCTATTGCGTCATGGCCCGGACCGATACGAACGAACACGGCCGACTGATCGCCTCGGCCATTGGCGTCGCCATTCCCAAAGAGAGCTCGCAGTGGGGCTACCTCAGCGAGGTCCACGAATACGGCATGAACCGGCAGCAGGCCTCGGAGATGGCGGAAGATCTCGCCGCCGATATGCTCGGCACGACGCTCGGTCTGGAGGTCGATCCCGATCAGGCCTGGTCGGAAAAGGAGCAAGTCTACAAGGCCAGCGGGCTGATCATCCGCGCCTCGAGCATGACGCAGACTGCCCGGGGCCAGCGGGGACATTGGACGACAGCCGTCGCCTTGGCCGTGTTTCTGTTCGAGGGGGATGAATCGCTTCTATGA
- a CDS encoding MBL fold metallo-hydrolase, giving the protein MTTVHLTILAENTVYRGGLRAEHGFSVWVEAYEKKILFDSGQSDLLLQNAEALGIDLAQAYAVVLSHGHYDHVGGLDRVLDLAPRANVYLHPLAIEPKFSASNGTTHEIGVTSALRDRLAGRIASGRGVYTETVTPIFPGVMVTGPIPRISEFEDVGGRFFLDSEGRQPDLLMDDQAMFLETPRGLVVVLGCAHAGVVNTLEHIRHLALNQRIHAVLGGMHLVHASDVRIQRTLDAFRRLGIERIGPAHCTGWHAARQIWNAFDKQCFLCCVGTQMSF; this is encoded by the coding sequence ATGACGACCGTACACTTGACCATCCTGGCGGAGAATACAGTGTATCGAGGCGGCTTGCGGGCCGAACACGGGTTCTCCGTTTGGGTTGAAGCATACGAGAAGAAGATCCTCTTTGACAGCGGTCAAAGCGATCTGCTCTTGCAGAACGCCGAGGCCCTCGGAATCGATCTCGCCCAGGCCTATGCGGTCGTCTTGAGCCACGGACATTACGATCATGTCGGTGGTCTCGACCGCGTATTGGACCTGGCGCCTCGGGCGAACGTTTATCTCCATCCCTTGGCTATCGAACCCAAATTCAGCGCCTCGAACGGCACGACGCACGAAATCGGCGTCACATCTGCACTGCGCGACAGGCTGGCCGGCCGGATCGCAAGCGGTCGGGGTGTGTACACAGAGACAGTGACCCCGATCTTTCCCGGCGTGATGGTAACCGGCCCGATTCCACGCATCAGCGAGTTCGAAGATGTCGGTGGACGATTCTTCCTGGATTCCGAGGGCCGCCAGCCAGATCTGCTTATGGACGATCAAGCCATGTTCCTGGAGACCCCACGAGGTCTGGTCGTCGTACTCGGGTGCGCTCATGCCGGCGTGGTCAACACGCTGGAGCACATCCGGCACCTGGCTCTCAATCAAAGGATTCATGCGGTCCTGGGAGGCATGCATCTGGTCCACGCAAGCGACGTTCGGATCCAAAGGACCTTGGATGCGTTTCGTCGGCTGGGCATCGAGAGAATCGGGCCTGCCCACTGCACGGGCTGGCATGCCGCAAGACAGATTTGGAATGCATTCGACAAACAGTGTTTCCTGTGCTGCGTCGGAACCCAGATGTCGTTTTAG
- a CDS encoding DUF169 domain-containing protein, translating into MSHVQQRDVPVAQALTWTSVKFLQHMPGDLTLMPTEKVRFCEAVSRAAEGEWILTPETVCCAGAQRCFGWLKGADRDLAWNLADKLQVSATTAGTAIADVPILPERFEAVWVGTDTAPDVYVAYVLPETAMRIARSWQRIYGTSLPVRVSGIMSVCGSGVVNSYVNHTISLNFGCPDSRRYGGIGCEQLVVAMPADLLTKMRRTSEDSDVLFSGG; encoded by the coding sequence ATGAGTCATGTACAACAACGCGATGTGCCTGTCGCACAAGCACTCACGTGGACGAGCGTCAAGTTTCTCCAGCACATGCCTGGCGATCTAACCCTGATGCCCACGGAGAAGGTACGGTTCTGTGAGGCCGTTTCACGGGCAGCCGAAGGCGAATGGATCCTGACTCCAGAAACGGTTTGCTGTGCGGGAGCGCAGCGATGCTTCGGTTGGCTCAAAGGCGCTGATCGGGACTTGGCCTGGAACCTGGCGGACAAGTTACAGGTGAGCGCAACCACTGCCGGGACAGCCATTGCCGATGTTCCCATCCTGCCGGAACGATTCGAGGCGGTCTGGGTCGGCACCGATACTGCGCCTGATGTATACGTTGCTTACGTGCTGCCTGAGACGGCCATGCGAATTGCAAGATCCTGGCAGCGAATCTACGGCACGAGTCTGCCAGTCAGAGTCTCCGGCATTATGTCGGTGTGCGGCAGTGGGGTCGTCAACAGCTATGTGAACCATACGATCAGTCTGAACTTCGGTTGTCCCGATTCGCGCCGGTACGGTGGCATCGGGTGCGAACAGTTGGTTGTCGCGATGCCCGCCGATCTTCTGACAAAGATGAGAAGAACGAGTGAGGATTCCGACGTCTTGTTTTCCGGAGGTTGA
- a CDS encoding FmdB family zinc ribbon protein: MPTYEYKCSVCGNTFERFHSMTADPVKTCPDCGGEVRRLISGGVGIVLKGSNPDAGAAGGRPACGRAQTCCGRDTPCDHRPCES; encoded by the coding sequence ATGCCGACATATGAGTACAAATGCAGCGTTTGTGGAAATACCTTTGAGCGGTTTCATAGCATGACGGCTGATCCCGTTAAGACGTGTCCCGACTGCGGCGGCGAAGTCCGACGGCTCATCAGTGGCGGTGTCGGTATTGTACTGAAGGGATCGAACCCTGACGCAGGAGCGGCAGGCGGGCGTCCTGCCTGCGGACGCGCGCAGACCTGCTGTGGACGCGATACCCCGTGTGACCACCGTCCCTGCGAATCCTGA
- a CDS encoding YggS family pyridoxal phosphate-dependent enzyme, which produces MQIAANYIRLREEISDHVTVIVAAKTRSVEEVMEVLDAGATDIGENYVQEAEQMRSRLAEKANRVRWHMIGHLQTNKINKAIGVFDTVQTVDSLKKAVALDRRLEGAQEEALAVLIEINIGSEFAKAGIRPDEHEPFEPYMERLVTDMSELDHLRIEGLMTMGPRLGDPERSRPYFRRMRRLFERLGTLSFPNVAMRHLSMGMTNSYKVAIEEGSNMVRLGTAIFGPRACSRTHRALPRQDESR; this is translated from the coding sequence ATGCAGATTGCTGCGAACTATATCCGGCTGCGAGAGGAGATATCCGACCACGTGACGGTCATCGTGGCGGCCAAGACCCGGTCGGTCGAAGAGGTGATGGAAGTCCTCGATGCAGGCGCCACCGACATCGGCGAGAACTACGTTCAGGAAGCCGAGCAGATGCGGAGTCGCCTGGCAGAGAAGGCAAACCGGGTGAGGTGGCATATGATCGGCCATCTGCAAACGAACAAGATCAACAAAGCGATCGGCGTTTTTGATACCGTGCAGACCGTCGATTCGCTGAAGAAGGCGGTCGCCCTCGACCGACGGTTGGAAGGGGCCCAGGAGGAAGCTCTGGCCGTCCTGATCGAAATCAACATCGGCAGCGAGTTTGCCAAGGCCGGCATTCGACCCGATGAGCACGAGCCCTTCGAGCCCTACATGGAGCGACTCGTCACCGACATGTCCGAACTCGATCACCTCCGGATCGAGGGTTTGATGACCATGGGCCCGCGCCTAGGCGATCCCGAGCGGAGCCGGCCGTATTTCAGGAGAATGAGGAGGTTGTTTGAGCGACTCGGGACCCTGAGCTTTCCGAATGTTGCGATGCGTCATCTCTCGATGGGTATGACCAATTCATACAAGGTGGCGATCGAAGAAGGGTCGAACATGGTCCGACTCGGAACCGCCATCTTTGGGCCCCGCGCGTGCAGTCGAACTCATCGGGCGCTGCCAAGGCAGGATGAGTCCCGATGA
- a CDS encoding radical SAM protein: MTTKRTRYVYGPVPSRRLGRSLGVDLVPYKVCSYDCIYCQLGRTTNKTVERREWVPTDEVLVQVKDALQLEPDYITISGSGEPTLHIETARLIRAIKSMTDIPVAVITNGSLLWQRDVQDALLEADLVVPSLDAESEEVFRYVNRPHATIHFDQMAAGLKEFRQRFRGQYWLEVFLLDGVTTVKKRIESLAEWIKQIAPDKVQLNTVTRPPAEEYADAVGRERLAQIARELNGHAEVIAAYPHGKGTDGFQSDAEAIMNLLTRRPCSVKDIASGLGLAPNEAAKEVDRLISEGTVRTTRQGGILYCEPTP; encoded by the coding sequence ATGACAACGAAAAGGACTCGATATGTCTATGGACCGGTTCCCTCACGACGGCTCGGCCGGTCGCTGGGCGTCGATCTGGTGCCGTACAAGGTTTGCTCCTACGACTGCATCTATTGCCAGTTGGGCCGAACCACGAACAAGACCGTTGAACGAAGAGAATGGGTCCCGACCGATGAAGTTCTGGTTCAGGTCAAAGACGCGCTGCAGTTGGAGCCGGACTATATCACAATCTCCGGCTCGGGCGAGCCAACCCTTCACATCGAGACCGCTCGACTGATCCGTGCCATCAAGAGTATGACGGACATTCCGGTGGCAGTAATTACCAACGGTTCGCTCCTGTGGCAGCGCGACGTCCAGGATGCGTTGCTTGAAGCCGATCTCGTCGTGCCTTCGCTCGATGCGGAGAGCGAGGAGGTCTTCCGGTATGTCAATCGACCCCATGCAACGATCCACTTCGACCAAATGGCCGCTGGACTCAAGGAATTTCGACAGCGCTTCCGAGGCCAATATTGGCTGGAAGTCTTTCTGCTCGATGGCGTGACCACCGTCAAAAAGAGAATCGAGTCGCTGGCGGAATGGATCAAGCAGATCGCTCCGGACAAGGTCCAGCTCAACACAGTCACCCGCCCACCTGCGGAAGAGTACGCCGACGCCGTCGGCCGTGAGCGACTCGCGCAAATCGCCCGCGAATTGAATGGACACGCCGAAGTGATCGCCGCCTATCCTCATGGAAAGGGAACCGACGGGTTCCAATCGGATGCCGAAGCCATCATGAACCTGTTAACGCGAAGACCCTGCTCAGTGAAAGACATTGCCAGCGGTCTCGGCCTTGCCCCCAACGAAGCCGCCAAAGAGGTCGACCGTCTTATATCCGAAGGCACAGTCAGGACCACACGACAGGGTGGAATACTGTATTGCGAACCGACACCCTGA
- a CDS encoding AIR synthase family protein, producing the protein MSKFSFDVLKQRVFPVTATKDPDVLLGAAFGQDVALTNVGGDILASHVDPIVGAVGNIGWLAVHVACNDIAASGIAPRWILLLVLVPRADDEELLGEIMTDAARAAQEANVSIIGGHTGYSAGLSRPLVAVTALGTASGRKPVRTDGARVGDHVLVTKGIALEGTAILAQDFVNVAHDLGLSDEELAEGREVMKSVSVMPEALLLAANGVSAMHDVTRGGLLETVLEIAYLSGVGIEIDSARLPIPPIVARFAQAFHFDPLRMISSGTLVATVPDHCLVPVQNALNETKTPFAIVGRVTAERSVSVIEDGNVKQYSNLQAEQDELARLWSLYPRAHPGKERTNRT; encoded by the coding sequence ATGTCCAAGTTCTCGTTTGATGTTCTGAAGCAACGGGTCTTTCCCGTCACGGCGACCAAGGACCCGGACGTTCTTCTTGGAGCGGCTTTCGGCCAGGATGTGGCGCTGACGAACGTCGGCGGTGATATTCTTGCGTCACACGTCGATCCCATTGTCGGGGCCGTTGGCAACATCGGCTGGCTTGCGGTGCACGTGGCATGCAACGACATTGCAGCCAGTGGCATTGCTCCGCGTTGGATCCTGTTGCTTGTATTGGTGCCAAGGGCCGACGACGAAGAGCTGCTGGGGGAGATCATGACGGATGCCGCACGTGCAGCCCAGGAGGCGAACGTATCGATCATTGGCGGGCACACAGGGTACTCGGCCGGTTTGTCGCGGCCCCTGGTCGCCGTAACAGCCCTGGGGACGGCGTCAGGCCGTAAGCCCGTCCGAACGGACGGCGCAAGAGTGGGCGACCACGTGCTCGTTACCAAGGGAATCGCATTGGAGGGAACGGCAATTCTGGCGCAAGACTTTGTGAATGTCGCGCACGATCTTGGTCTCAGCGACGAGGAACTGGCGGAGGGTCGCGAGGTGATGAAAAGCGTCAGCGTCATGCCTGAAGCGTTGTTGTTGGCCGCCAACGGGGTCTCCGCCATGCACGACGTCACCCGAGGCGGGTTGCTGGAAACGGTGTTGGAGATCGCGTATTTGTCCGGCGTCGGAATCGAGATCGATAGCGCGCGACTCCCGATTCCGCCGATCGTGGCCCGGTTTGCACAAGCATTTCACTTTGACCCGTTGCGCATGATTTCCTCAGGCACGCTGGTTGCGACCGTTCCTGACCACTGTCTTGTGCCAGTGCAAAATGCGCTGAACGAAACGAAAACGCCTTTTGCTATCGTCGGGCGAGTCACTGCCGAACGCAGCGTCTCCGTGATCGAAGACGGTAACGTCAAACAGTATAGTAATCTCCAGGCCGAGCAAGATGAACTGGCCCGTCTGTGGAGTCTCTACCCCCGTGCCCATCCTGGCAAGGAACGAACCAATAGAACGTAA
- a CDS encoding 3-hydroxyacyl-CoA dehydrogenase family protein translates to MRYLKRREAMMFLGASVLSCKSFPIGRYSPLGDVGVIGLGTMGGEIAAYLAGRGSHVYGVDIASKSRQRAAKQGLRGIYARIDNLPVSLGTVIEAVPEDLSLKGSILEQLSNHVSDDTYLATISSTIPCSTYANRVSHPERLMNAHILPDLRTRKLVELQGPGQYTERERLEAMAHAFKERGFAAAIVNGESPGYIFNQIWHNVMFTMFDLMKTYSPVTIEYSCRDYFDMPYGGVMAMDLIGYDTLYQIFGRVEETMGIPVPEVIAEMNRKENWGLKSGKGFFEYDRPDLEGFHKTAREFSELYPGSADEAVGGRIWNVVREGAKRLVEHGQDKNDVFTAVRYGFPIERKSLLTELDELIERRRDS, encoded by the coding sequence TTGAGATACTTGAAAAGAAGAGAGGCGATGATGTTCCTGGGAGCATCAGTCCTTAGTTGTAAGTCGTTCCCAATAGGCCGTTACAGTCCGCTCGGCGATGTTGGGGTGATAGGCTTGGGTACCATGGGAGGCGAAATAGCGGCCTATCTGGCTGGGCGAGGAAGCCACGTGTATGGTGTCGATATCGCTTCGAAGTCAAGGCAACGTGCCGCAAAGCAAGGCCTGCGTGGCATTTATGCGCGTATCGATAACCTCCCGGTAAGCCTGGGCACTGTCATCGAGGCGGTTCCGGAGGATCTTTCGCTGAAGGGCTCCATTCTGGAGCAGTTGAGCAACCATGTAAGCGACGACACTTATTTGGCGACGATCTCTTCTACCATTCCCTGCAGCACATATGCAAATCGGGTCTCCCATCCTGAAAGGCTCATGAACGCGCACATCCTTCCGGATCTTCGTACCAGGAAGCTTGTCGAGCTGCAAGGTCCCGGCCAGTACACAGAGAGAGAACGCCTTGAAGCCATGGCGCATGCCTTCAAAGAGAGGGGGTTTGCTGCAGCGATCGTCAATGGTGAGAGCCCTGGGTATATCTTCAACCAGATCTGGCACAATGTGATGTTCACGATGTTTGATCTTATGAAGACATATTCTCCGGTGACGATCGAGTATTCGTGTCGCGACTATTTCGATATGCCTTACGGTGGTGTCATGGCCATGGACCTGATCGGCTATGATACCCTGTACCAGATCTTTGGACGCGTGGAAGAAACTATGGGCATACCGGTGCCCGAGGTTATCGCCGAGATGAACCGGAAAGAAAACTGGGGCCTCAAATCAGGCAAGGGATTCTTCGAGTACGACCGCCCTGACCTGGAGGGTTTCCATAAGACAGCCAGGGAATTCTCGGAACTGTATCCGGGATCAGCAGACGAAGCGGTGGGAGGGCGTATCTGGAATGTCGTCCGGGAAGGGGCGAAGAGGCTCGTCGAGCATGGTCAGGACAAAAACGATGTTTTTACGGCGGTGCGCTACGGCTTCCCGATAGAAAGAAAGAGTCTTCTGACGGAACTGGATGAGCTGATTGAGAGAAGAAGGGATAGTTGA
- a CDS encoding efflux RND transporter permease subunit yields MKLTHYAVHRRLATGAIAVSLVALGVYGLRHLPVDYLPNVTYPLIKVEIRWAGATPEEIDTEIADPVERLVATVDRLDYLESSCIEGLYALDVHFEYGADIDVAFQDVLAALTRAQRQLPSDIEAPYVFKADPSQLPVMRLAVSSDRWDPVTLRDWADNWLQDRILAMAGVAGTEIVGGLVREIRILLDPAAMEKHKLSLDTVIRRVAAENVERAGGRVTVGTREIIARTLGEFADIEDMRAVVIASDGHRKVYLRDIAEVVDGHEDVRMMTRFNSRECVTLSVLKEAEANTVQVAERVNRLLQELRPTLPEGVQLDYVEDQAVYVKQALAGVRNAALAAAVLLIVVVYLFLGSVRQVLVMVIALPLTLVLNFGLMKLAGFSLNLFSLGGLVVAIGIVLDNSIVVVENISRLRRERPDQDAAGHAVDATSEVGPALVAATLSFLALFVPFLIVPGLTSLLFRELILVIAGIVLISLAVAVSLTPMVTATLFGSRGPKRQAGWFARFFGRFTDGYGWLLERIVGWRWIAMPLFALALIAAGALLGRLGGEFLPLIDDGRIMVKVRMATGTSVHETDRALRAIEEQLQGDPLIESMFTLAGGKVMGLTTHEIANEGELNLQLIGRARRGVSTEDYVRRLRQVVGKLQPPGGRAMARQMPIRGIPGIRGSDIVVQVRGQEMETLAGLANRTAQQIREAGPFVNVSLSMDLSKPEYQVKVDRIKAAELGVSVSEVATTLRSLITGVIASRFRDGTEYHDIRVLVRPQCITTRQDVENLPLSRGQGEPLRLRDIATVTPASGPVEIIRENQIKQITVEADMAEGDLAGAVRSLQAVLAEIDRPTGYEFDFGGRARMMADMRDAVLAVLAFALFFSFIVLTVQFNSLRLPGLILGSVPVCLSGVVFLLYVTHLPLGATVIIGVLVVVAATVNDGVLLLTYAGELQDRKNRTPCEAIVAAAKTRLRPRIMTTVTTMIGFLPLALNLEEGGDMLQPMAVAAIGGLGMEILVALFLMPCLYVLFTHARRDMAEILG; encoded by the coding sequence ATGAAGCTGACACACTACGCCGTTCACCGTCGACTGGCCACCGGGGCCATCGCCGTATCGCTTGTGGCCCTTGGCGTCTATGGCCTCCGGCATCTTCCCGTCGATTACCTGCCGAACGTCACCTACCCCCTCATCAAAGTGGAGATCCGATGGGCTGGGGCCACGCCCGAGGAAATCGACACGGAAATCGCCGATCCGGTGGAGCGGCTGGTCGCTACGGTCGACCGCCTGGACTACCTCGAATCCTCGTGCATCGAGGGACTCTATGCGTTGGATGTGCATTTTGAGTACGGCGCCGACATCGACGTCGCGTTCCAGGATGTTCTGGCTGCCCTGACCCGCGCGCAGAGGCAACTGCCTTCCGATATCGAAGCGCCCTATGTCTTCAAGGCCGACCCGTCGCAACTTCCGGTAATGCGATTGGCAGTCAGCTCCGACCGGTGGGATCCGGTGACGTTGCGGGATTGGGCGGACAACTGGTTGCAGGATCGCATCCTGGCGATGGCCGGCGTGGCGGGCACCGAGATCGTCGGCGGACTTGTGCGCGAGATCCGCATCCTGCTCGACCCGGCGGCTATGGAAAAGCACAAGCTGTCCCTCGATACGGTGATTCGGCGCGTTGCCGCCGAGAACGTCGAACGGGCCGGCGGGCGGGTGACGGTCGGCACCAGGGAAATCATCGCGCGGACGCTGGGCGAGTTCGCTGACATCGAGGACATGCGCGCCGTTGTCATTGCGTCCGACGGACACCGGAAAGTGTATCTGCGTGACATCGCCGAAGTGGTCGACGGCCATGAGGATGTGCGGATGATGACCCGCTTCAACAGCCGTGAGTGTGTCACGCTCTCGGTGCTGAAGGAGGCCGAGGCCAACACGGTTCAGGTGGCCGAAAGGGTGAACCGGCTTCTGCAGGAGTTGCGTCCAACGTTGCCTGAAGGCGTTCAGCTCGATTACGTGGAGGATCAGGCGGTCTACGTCAAACAGGCCCTGGCGGGCGTCCGCAATGCCGCTCTGGCGGCTGCAGTGCTACTGATCGTTGTGGTCTATCTCTTCCTGGGCAGTGTACGGCAGGTGCTGGTGATGGTTATTGCCCTGCCTCTGACCCTGGTGCTCAATTTCGGGCTGATGAAGCTCGCCGGCTTCTCTCTCAACCTTTTCTCTCTCGGTGGGCTGGTTGTCGCCATCGGCATCGTGCTGGACAATTCCATTGTCGTCGTGGAGAACATCTCCCGCCTGCGGCGAGAACGTCCCGATCAGGATGCGGCCGGGCACGCGGTGGACGCAACCAGCGAGGTCGGGCCGGCCCTTGTGGCGGCGACGTTGTCGTTTCTGGCCCTGTTTGTGCCGTTCCTGATCGTCCCGGGCCTGACCAGCCTGCTCTTTCGTGAGCTGATCCTGGTCATCGCAGGCATTGTCCTGATCAGTCTGGCCGTGGCTGTATCGTTGACCCCGATGGTTACGGCCACTCTCTTCGGCAGCCGGGGACCGAAGCGGCAGGCGGGCTGGTTCGCACGGTTCTTCGGCCGATTCACCGATGGCTATGGGTGGCTTCTCGAACGCATCGTTGGATGGCGATGGATCGCCATGCCGTTGTTCGCTCTGGCTCTTATCGCCGCCGGTGCTCTGTTGGGTCGGCTTGGCGGCGAGTTCTTGCCTCTGATCGATGACGGGCGGATCATGGTCAAAGTCAGGATGGCCACTGGGACGAGCGTCCATGAGACCGACCGGGCCCTTCGGGCCATCGAAGAACAGCTTCAAGGCGATCCGCTGATCGAAAGCATGTTCACCCTCGCCGGTGGAAAGGTCATGGGGTTGACCACCCACGAAATCGCCAATGAAGGCGAGCTAAACCTTCAACTCATTGGCCGCGCCCGGCGCGGCGTCAGCACCGAAGACTACGTCCGACGGCTCCGTCAGGTTGTCGGCAAGCTCCAGCCGCCTGGCGGCCGGGCCATGGCTCGACAAATGCCCATCCGCGGCATTCCGGGCATACGGGGCTCGGACATCGTCGTGCAGGTTCGCGGCCAGGAAATGGAGACGCTTGCCGGTCTGGCGAACCGTACCGCGCAGCAAATCCGCGAGGCCGGACCGTTCGTGAACGTCTCGCTCTCTATGGATCTGTCGAAGCCGGAGTACCAGGTCAAGGTGGATCGGATCAAGGCCGCCGAGCTTGGCGTGTCGGTCTCCGAGGTGGCGACGACCCTGCGGTCGTTGATTACCGGCGTGATCGCCAGCCGGTTCCGGGATGGCACGGAGTATCACGATATTCGCGTTCTGGTTCGGCCCCAATGCATCACAACGCGCCAGGATGTGGAAAACTTGCCGCTGTCTCGTGGTCAGGGCGAGCCGTTGCGTTTGCGGGACATCGCCACCGTCACGCCGGCGTCGGGGCCGGTGGAGATCATTCGGGAGAACCAGATCAAGCAGATCACCGTCGAGGCGGACATGGCCGAAGGTGATCTGGCCGGTGCGGTTCGGTCGTTGCAGGCCGTACTGGCCGAGATCGATCGGCCGACGGGCTACGAATTCGACTTCGGGGGGCGGGCCCGGATGATGGCCGACATGAGGGATGCCGTGCTGGCGGTCCTGGCCTTTGCCCTATTCTTCTCTTTCATCGTGCTGACCGTGCAGTTCAACAGTCTTCGTTTGCCGGGATTGATTCTGGGCAGCGTGCCGGTCTGTCTGTCGGGCGTCGTATTTCTTCTGTACGTAACGCATCTGCCTCTGGGCGCCACGGTCATCATTGGCGTGCTGGTCGTCGTGGCCGCCACCGTTAACGACGGCGTCCTGTTGCTGACCTACGCGGGCGAACTTCAGGACCGGAAGAACCGGACGCCATGCGAGGCCATCGTCGCCGCCGCGAAAACACGCCTGCGACCACGCATCATGACAACCGTGACCACCATGATCGGATTCCTGCCGCTGGCGCTGAATCTGGAGGAGGGCGGCGACATGCTCCAACCCATGGCGGTCGCCGCCATCGGCGGTCTGGGGATGGAGATTCTGGTGGCCCTGTTCCTGATGCCTTGCCTGTACGTGCTCTTCACTCATGCCCGCCGCGACATGGCAGAAATCTTGGGCTGA
- a CDS encoding efflux RND transporter periplasmic adaptor subunit yields MKKRTVLIPLVVAALAVAAVLLIRSSASSRPEASQPSGQQRPPTVRTQPAVREALSVVLELTGSVEPYRLARLAGPAEGPVTDLRVREGDRVRTGDPLLSIGRRTGVDALIVSLQEELKKEQDNLRRTRQLVVREAVPAEQLDQATVAVERVRAQLVQAEERAQDYAIAAPWNGVVSHVLVKEGEFVAPRMPLLEMYDPSSLVIQAAVPERHAAEVRRGMRVEVRLDAYPTETMSGRIDRVYPYLDLASRTRTMEIALDESVDLLPGMFARLRVLLETADEAVVVPLEAIVATPGGKAVYVVEEGKAVRRPVQTGIEDGNRIQIVAGVRPGDQIIVAGNENLRDGVAVSLSGEKKAGDAHNPDTASHSGQQKPQRQDEPR; encoded by the coding sequence ATGAAAAAGCGAACGGTTTTGATACCGCTGGTTGTCGCGGCACTGGCTGTGGCCGCAGTGTTGCTGATTCGCAGCAGTGCCTCCAGCCGACCGGAGGCGAGCCAACCATCGGGCCAGCAGAGGCCACCGACTGTCCGGACACAGCCTGCGGTGAGGGAGGCCTTGTCGGTCGTACTGGAGTTGACCGGCTCGGTGGAGCCCTATCGCCTGGCGCGATTGGCCGGCCCGGCCGAGGGCCCGGTGACGGATCTCCGCGTGCGCGAAGGCGACCGGGTCCGCACCGGCGACCCATTGCTCTCCATCGGACGACGAACCGGCGTCGACGCGCTGATCGTCTCGCTTCAAGAGGAACTCAAGAAAGAGCAGGACAACCTTCGCAGGACCCGACAGCTCGTCGTACGCGAGGCCGTACCGGCCGAACAACTCGATCAGGCCACGGTGGCTGTCGAACGAGTTCGGGCGCAACTGGTCCAAGCTGAGGAACGAGCGCAGGATTATGCCATCGCCGCGCCGTGGAACGGGGTGGTGTCCCACGTGCTTGTCAAGGAAGGCGAATTCGTAGCGCCTCGCATGCCGTTGCTGGAAATGTACGACCCATCCAGCCTGGTGATTCAGGCGGCCGTTCCTGAGAGACACGCCGCCGAGGTACGGCGCGGCATGCGCGTCGAGGTCCGGCTGGATGCCTACCCGACTGAGACAATGTCCGGTCGCATTGATCGGGTATATCCCTATCTGGATCTTGCCTCACGCACGAGGACGATGGAGATTGCGTTAGACGAGTCCGTCGATCTTCTGCCCGGCATGTTTGCCCGATTGAGGGTGTTGCTGGAAACCGCTGACGAAGCGGTGGTGGTGCCGCTGGAGGCGATCGTGGCGACGCCGGGCGGCAAAGCGGTCTATGTTGTCGAGGAAGGCAAGGCCGTCCGACGTCCGGTCCAGACCGGCATTGAGGACGGCAACCGCATTCAGATTGTTGCAGGTGTCCGCCCCGGCGACCAGATCATCGTCGCCGGCAATGAGAATCTCAGGGATGGAGTCGCCGTCAGTCTCTCGGGCGAGAAGAAAGCCGGCGATGCACACAATCCGGATACCGCGTCGCACTCCGGCCAGCAGAAGCCCCAGCGACAGGATGAGCCCCGATGA